The Molothrus aeneus isolate 106 chromosome 9, BPBGC_Maene_1.0, whole genome shotgun sequence region TCCATGCAATTTTCGCAAAGTATTCTGGATTTGTCcctgaaaaggggaaaaaaaccctgtgtttaaatactttgtttgcTCAAACAGTGCTGACATAACAGTTTAAATATTGTGTCATATAAGAATCTGACCTTTACAAGCATCTTTACAAGAGACACATTGTTATGAAGACTTTCCTTAGATCTCACCTGAGGTTTCAAAATTAGATAAAGACTACTAAACATGGCTGAGTTTTAGCTGACAGAACAACCCACTTGCATATTTAAGTCTGacataaaaacacagaaagcaaGTGCATTTTATTTGATGTATTATTCTACTACTGGAACTTAAATGATCATTTTCCTATCAGTGCAAAACAGCTGCAGTGAAATTGTAGAGTCTAagtctatatttttttttcgtATAATAGCCTAAAAGTGCAAATAAAAGATGCACAACAGGCCAGGCTGTTACCTTGGAGCCAATTTCCTTGTCTGGTCAGGGGTAGCaaacagcagtggcagcagccttGTACTAGGTATTAAATCAAATCAAATACCCAACAGCTTTTGCCAAACAGTTCAGCCCCATGCCCATCTACCTATCCTAAGGCACAGGGATAAAATGCAGGGAGTTATGCAACCTTAATGCTATCATTTCATAAAACAAAATCCTATTACTTTTAAATCACTTCATAGAGAGAAGAcaatgaaaaaatgtattttaacagACCATATTTCTCCATATGTTCTTTGCCAGCGCTTGCAAACATCTGAGGTGCCACTGGAGCACTTGCTAGGCCATATTTATTTATCATAATTTCCAAATGTTTGTCCATAGGATTAGTTCTGTCTgcaaactgaaaacagaaatacaaagcaaatcataatttcttttttttttcccagcatcaTGACAAAACTGTCACAGATTTCAAACAAATGATAggtttttctaatattttaacAAGTCCCTGGGCAGTATGCTGCACTTCAGAGACATGATCAGAAGTATAGATAATTTCCCAGctataaaaaaaaggaaataagcagAAAATGCTTGACATTATAACCACTGCACTGATTCATGGCAAGAATCACTGCTACATGATTTTAATCACAGTCACTATTTTCAGCAGGGGACTTTAGGTATTTTTCACCTCACTTAAAATCCTACCATTTACATAGCTTTAAGTTATAAAATTAATACTCTAGTAGTATTTTCAATTAAGCTTAGATGAAATATTGTAAAGCATGTTAAAAGATAactctttctcatttttatcaCTTGCtaaatttaacatttttcacCCAAACCTCTTGAATATATTATCGAATTTGGCAGTTCTGCAGTTAAATGACATATGGGCTCTAATATTGCTTGCCTTAAGgcaaaatacaaacaaacccacacacACTTCTCCAGTAAAAACAAATAAGAGTCAAGAAGCCCTCAGTTTTTGGGAGAGTGTGTTAAGATGTCAACTGAGTAAGcatcagagcagcagagccagaatCTTTCTTTGATTTGCTGTTGTTGAGAAAGGCACTTCAGTTACTCAAAGCTTCAGCATTTTATCtggtattttccttttcccccactAACCCAGCCTTTAACATAATCTTGGCTAAATAGAACAAACATGACACATGGATTTTGCATGGAATGTTTTAGAATTACTTTTTTATAGTATGTCATAGCTGccatcagaatcacagaactcaCTAAAAGATTATTTAGATCAAACTAATGGTTTCTTTTGTCATCATCTACAGGAACACAGTAAAGCAAGTGGTGTTATTGATAATACATCTCAGAGAATGAGGAAGAAGTGCATCTCATGTACAAACAGAAGCATATCAAGTGTTTCAGACACTTACACCTGAAGCAAGAGATCCTTTTGCCATCCTCTCAAAGCCAAGTGCCAGAACACAGTCTGCCaaaccttaaaataaaataaaatatgtggCTATTTAAAGCACAATGTGATTATAAAAGACACTGGGTACTAACAACTATTCCATTACAAGATATGTACAGAAACACCTGCCAGCtgctcttccttcctccttcatTTTTGAAAGAGTTACATTAAGATGGACAAGATATTGATACAAAGATATTGATACCTAAGAATGAAAGATCACTACAGCACTGGGCTTTATTCTTAACTGTCTGACAGCAACTCTCATAGACAAGCAAGCATTTATGTCTCAGTTACAAATACTAAACAATCATACACAGTGTTACTATGGTTGTCAGTACAGAAACATCAGCATCAGTGCAAGAAAGTATCAAAGTCCACAAACCAACTGCAAAAATAGGAGGAAAGACTAATCTGATGGTTCAAAGCAGGTCTGTCAGcctgctctctcccctcccttccaAAAACGTGGTAGTTAAACACTTGAAGTAACTTcaagctaaaagaaaaaagctaagCTTTTTAGCAGATTCTTCTTTTAGTGCCTGCAGTACTCTAATGCCACTTGTTCTGCACTCCTGCAAACAATTACTGCAGAAACACTAAACTGGCAGAACTGATTAGGTTTATACTCAGGACATGACACAGGAAAAGACAGGTACACCCTCATACACCATCCTACTGCATCTCTGAGGTCACAGAGCAGAACAACCCACCTCCTTCTACAAGCTGTCTGGCCATGAACAAAGCAGTGGCTCCAGTAGCACAGTTGTTGTTAACATTGATGATGGGAATGCCAGTTAGACCCAGACCATGGTAGATTGCCCTCTGCCCAGAGGTTGAGTCACCTTCAAATGGAAACACAACATTAAAATAAGGCACAAACTAACAAAAGTTCTGCTTTTGCTGCCAGTATGTGCAATGCTACCAATTAAACTGTAATCCTGAACTTCTGAGCTGTCACCTTGAGAATGGCTCTCAGGTATCCACAGTAAAGAACCTCAGAAACAAGATGAAACTCCTCagattttaaaaccagaaaggtTTGTCCTGTTTCTGTTTCACAGGCTGTGAATCAAAGGGACATAACTGGACTGGACAGAAGGGTCCCAGAGGTGTGGCTTGGGAGCTGCTCTAGGTACCACAGCAGACTGACTCTACTTCAGTTGCCACAACACAATTGCTGATAGAGAACCAGAAGGAAAGTAaatagaaaaagctttttggaacaGAAATAGATTTCCCCATAATAGAAAGTTTCTTGATGCCATTCCTCATACTTTATCTACCTAGCAGCCTGCAATTGTCGCAGAAGTCACATCCCAATCAAACAATACTCACCATAAACATAACCCACACACGCCTGCTTCACTGCTGAATAAGGAATCCCAGCATCAGCTAAAGCTGCCtggcctaaaaaaaaaaaaaagtttaaaagttggaaaaaaagtttaaaatttaaggtaaaatttaaaaaaaaaatcagctctcACAACCACAACAAACAAACCTAGAGTAGTATGTATGAGTCTTGCATTCACAAATGAGAGTTGTAGAGATTCCTTATTATATGGTACAAATATGGTCTTGTACCTCATAAGGACAACTTCATTCTCATAAGGACAATTTCACAGTATTTTGAGTTCTGAACAAGcttctttatcagaaaattTCATTCAATCAATTCTGTGCTCATGCCCAAGGTTGTTCATCCCAATAATATAGGTAAGTATTCAATTATTTAAGTGCACAATCCAGTTTTAAGCTATCCTGCTGACTTCAGCCTGGAAGGGCTGACCTGGACAGGTCAGCTATGGATTTGCTGAAAGTGGTCTGagttttaaatctgttttttagATGTATCTATTTATTAACCAGTAGCTTTTCCTTCACGTGTGTAATAAAACTATTGGCTGTAAGACCTAAAAAAACATCAGCAATCAAACCAAACGCTTTATTACTAAATTACCTGCTTCCTTAGCCATGTCAGGATAATCAGCACACTTCTCACTAGGCTTTGAAAACtggcaagagaaaaagaaggaaaacaagctgagaATAAATCACCATGAGATTTAATTCATATTTTGCTCAAATTGGTatatttaaaagctttaaatttaatttagaaataagttttaaataatgcaaaaaaatgtaatttcattGACCCAAAAGTGCATGTACAAAATCTTTACAATTcccaagtgctgctgccagaCCCTGCAAtggcaaaaaggagaaaatagtgCAACTTTATGGGAACTGAGAGCCATTTCTGGTCACTGTTAAAGAAGATCCATGACTATGGAGATGGACAATAATCCTGTCCAAAGCCTGTGGGTGGGACAGAGAATAACTGTAATCTTCACCAATTCATCATAATATTCATTGAAGCTCTGATAAATACTTcccttacttttttttcttttttttttttcttataatccTATTTGTaacaagaaaatgtttgttcttTGTAGAGAATTTATCATACCTTACTCCTCAACATTGGAGTAGAGGTgacatttctattttctttgcaGTGTAACTCATTAGAGACCATCACAAGTACATGTGGTTTGCATTTTTACATCACTAACAAAAAGTGTCACTGCTAAAAGAAATCCTCATGCTAACTACTTATAATCCTACAAATTATTTGATGTCCCCTGTGAGCATATGAAAGTCAATTTGCTGCCTCCTTCTGCTTATGTCCCTGACTCCAGCCATTCGTACCACTTGGCTGTACTTTCTGCAGAGCCTCCTTTCATTCATTTAGACAGAGAACCTACACAGCAAAGGTCATAAGAAAAAACAGTTGGTGAGTTGGTCATTGTAGAAGTCTGTATTGATACTGCTTGGGCTAACAGAGAGGAGAAGAGTCCTGACAATTCCTCAAGTCATGCTCAAGTGGTAACTGAGATGATCCACTCCTGAAAATGCAGAGCACTGGGGAACTGACAGTTAAACACACAGGAAACGTGGACTGCTGTTGTCAGAAGATATAACAAATTTTAGCAGTCATTACATCATTAATGTTAATCAAATAGAAGGATTACAGTCCTAAAAGATTTCATTGTAAAATACTTAAGATACAATATGGTGCCTGACAGGTTTTACTTGTCTCTTCCATGAGGATATCATAAGTGAGCTCAATAATTTCTATTACTACATTCTGTGATCTAGTCTAGTAAACACAATTAACAGAATTGCCTTTAACCTCTCAATTCCTCCCCTATCATATCGCATGCTGGAGAGGTACCCGTGCAGCAACAAGACAAAAAGCTATTATTTAAAaggtgggcaggaggaggagttTCTGATTACCCTGGCAAATGTCAAAGCTGTCTTAAGATTCATCTATCATgccaaaaatgttttttttttaatgttcttctTTGAAAATCATAAAGTCGTTTAGGtaggaaaagaccttaaagatcaagtccaactgttacCCCAGCACTTACAAACCCAGGCTGCCTATTCCTGGGTTTGACAACCCTTTCGGTGAAGGAATTTTGCTTAATCCTAATTCTAGCCTTAATCATGCCTTGTGGAAACTTGAGGCCAATTCCTCTTGTCCCATCACTTGTTACTTGGTAGAGGAGCCCCACGCCCACCTGGCTCCACTTCCTCCCGGGGAGCTGCGGAGGAGCTGAGCGGGGCGAACCGTGCGCTCACAACCCCAGGGACAGGAAGAGAAAGGCcccaggacagaccctgccctgagccctgtcctgggACGGGCCCGGGGCCAGcggctgtggggacacagggacacggggacaccgtgctcgctgcagggctgctgtatCGACCCGCTCTGCAGAGCACCACGTTCACCTTGGCCGGGGTCCGGCCTCCCCCGCACCCGAGCGAGGGTGAACTTTGCGCGGAGCCGCTGCCGCCGGGCCGTGACCGGGCTGTGCCAGCGCGCTCCCGAGGAGCCACCGCGTCCCGTGAGGGGCTCCAGCCGCGCCGGGGAGGGCGCGGGCGGCTCCCGCAGCACTTCCCCCTCAGCACTTCCCCCTCAGCACTTCCCCCTCAGCGGACAGCCGGGGGGCGCGGCGAGGCCGGCCTGGCGCGGGCCGGGTCCCCCCGCGCACAGACGGGTGCCGGTACCTTGGTCATGCCGACGCCCACTACGAACACCCGGCGCTGCATGATGGCGATCGCGGCGGGACGATCCCTCCTTCTCCCGCTGCTGTCGCCGTGTCCCGCGGGCCCTCAGCGACACCGGGGCGGGGGCGGAGCGAGCGCCCGGGGGCCGGGCCCCATGGACCCGCCCCTTAAAGGCGCAGCGCCCCCATTGCAGCACGGGCcgggtgtccctgcccaaagCGCAGCCATGGCCGGTCTTACAAACATCCCTGCTTATCCCCCTGAATTCCCCCATCCCGGCGACTAGCAGACGTTTTCCCAAAGAGGACGTGCAATGAAGTTCGCTGCTTCTCCAGAGGGGGGCagtgaagatggtgaagggtctggagtaCAAGTCCTgcgaggagcagctgagggagctgggggcgTTCAGCCgggggaaaaggaggctcgGAGGGCCCttgctgctctccacagctcctcaccctgggggtcaggctctgctcccagggaacaagggacagcaTGAGAGAAATGGCCTAAAGTCGCACtagaggaggtttaggttggacattaggaagaatttcatCACAGTAAGGGTGCCAAAatattggaatgggctgcccagggaggtgctctGGGCAgagagtcaccatctctggaggtgtttaaggaaagactggacgtggcactcagtgccatggtttggGGGACAAGGTGGTGATCAGTCATAGGCAGTACTTGAtggtctcagaggtcttttccaacccaattGATCCTGTGGCTCTGTAATTCTTTTCCTCTAGAGATGTCTTTGGGATGGATACGTGACGAgatccttctctttttctgaaatgctgcttGTTACCTACAGATTTATTTACAGAGAGACCTGAATATCTGACCCTTCATCCACTCAACTTCCCCCTTCCCTCACTCCGTCATCCTTGGGGATCTCCACGGCTCGGGCAGAATGCAAATCACCTCCTGCCTCCCACAGACCTGGCTGCACCCCGCCCAGGAGGTGCCAACTCCAGCCAAGCTCCTGGCGGTGCTGTTTGCGGTGGCGCCCTTGTTTCCCACCTCGCGGCTCCTCCCTCGCTCCCCTGCAGCGGGCTGTCAGCGCTGCCGGCTCCCGGCGGGGGCCGTTCCCCGGGAGGCGGAGCCCGGCCCGTGCCGGTTCCGGCGGCGGCCATGGCCATGCTGCGGCTGTGGCGGGCGGTGCCCGCGGCGCTgcgcggggcgcggggccgggcgggcgcggcCGCGGCGCCGCGGGGCGCGGAGGTGCTGCTGAGCGCGGCCGGCGGCGGTGAGTGCCGGACTCGGAGCGCGGCTCCGTTTCTGCCGTTCCCGGCGGAAACAGCTCGGCCTGGCGTGAGCGCGGCCGTGTGTCCCCCCGCACGCTGGGTGACAGCCCTGCCGAGCCCGGGGCGCTCCTTGTTGTTCTGCTTTCAGTAATGCCTTGATGCTATTTTTCAAAACGCTGCTGCAGAATGAATAGTTAGATACTTTTCTCCCCCTAAAATTATGTGTGCATGCGACCTCAACGCAGGAAGTTCTGGTTTGCATACTTTAGATTTTTCTAATAGCATTAACATTTTTCTAACAGCAGTGATAAAGACACCTTGACACATTTATCCATGAGAACCACGAAGTAGTTTGAGGTTTGGCTCAGATTGCCCGGGATTTACTTTCTGTGTAACTGTTGCAGGAGTTTATGAACAGTTCTTGGTATTTTGCTGGTTACAAAGACATTAGGTAGTTACCAGCTGTACATTTCCTTTGCTGGTTCCCGCTGTTCACTCGTGTCTCCGTTCCAGTGCCACACATCTCTGGTTCAGCAGCTGGCCACGGCCATAGGCAGAGGAATAAACAGAGACCTTCCAGCACGGCAGAAAGACCAAGCAAGGCAGGTGCAAGGTACGGCTGTGCACCTacagcacagcaacagcatctTCCAATGTTAAGGCTTGGGAAGTGAGCAGAAGTCCAGACAAAAATACAGaagatgtgggtttttttctctccaaagcATACAGAAGCCATTGGATAATAATTTACAAATCACATGTGCTAAGAAGTAGGTAGAtgttgtggttttatttttctgcttggaCTTAGGAACTTTGAGTAGAGTCCTTTCTGCTGATGAGCTTATAATGTTGAAATTAAATGGAGTTCACTTTCAAAATGGTTCTGGAACATGAACTGAGTGTGACCTGTCTGTGCTGTTCTCATGCAAACAGCAATCCCAAGAGGATGGTTTCCTTCATTAGGGAATGTACTTGAACACAGCAAGACtgtacaataaaaaataaataacattcaAAGGAGAAACCTAAGATGGACCATTTGGGCTCTGGtttgttgcttgtttttttttttttttcccatttctgcagtAATTCTAAGGTATATGTTCTTGGATGTCCTGATCATTTTCTAAAAGTCTGCTTCCTCATAGTCTTTTACAGGCCTACTGAATTTACAGTTGTTCTGCATAACTGAGTTTTGTAGACATGGTGTGCCACCTCCAATTTTAAAATAACCGATTGTTTTAGAATATACTTTATATGCATTTTCAGGAAGGAGAAGATGCAGCATAAGCAGATATTATTCCCAGTTGAATTACTGTGTCAGAGAACTAAATGAAGTATAACTGAAATTGTCTCCTATTACTAAGGTATTGCTGAAATCCTAATGAACCGACCCCACGCGAGAAATTCACTGGGAAAAGTATTTGTAAATGAAGTGAGTATGGGCCTGGCCTGTGAGTGTGTTTGGAACCACAATCAATAACTAACTGCAGTGAGAATAGTTGTGGgaaatctaaaaaaaacccttatctCATGATGAAGGGCAGATGATTGGGACAAGACAGGTGAACCTTGAGAAAAACAGAATGTAACAGTTACTGCCTTAGATGTGGGCAGGGATATCTGGGTTATTTAAGTTAGCTACTTTAAGTTAATTTATTGAAGTTAACTCAGATGCAAGTTAATGTCCTTACTTGTGTCATTACAACAAAAGCATACTCATTGTCACACCTTAGCAGGTGATCTGTTCAAGGATGACACATCCTATAGAAAGTCTGGCTCGTTCCTGGACAGGAAGGGAATTTTAGATACAGCAAAGGTTCATCTAtgagtggaaggaaaaaagagatggGGAAATGTGTCATTCTGAATTTGTAGTGGAAAACCCCACAGGTTCTACTGACATGATTTCCATGAATTTTCTGGCAcctgcagggaaaaaacccaaaacacttcTAGCATAGATTAGGAACTTGCTATCATTTCAGTATATATCCACATGcctaaaatttttcttctcttgtgtGCACTCCCTCCCCCATAGCTGTTCAGTGCCCTGGAACAGCTGCGCTTCGATGAGCAGGTGCGGGTGGTGGTGTTCAAGAGCCAGGTGAAAGGAGTGTTCTGTGCAGGTCAGTAGCAAGGCTCTGCAAACCATTCTCAGAAAATGTGGTGGCTCTTAGGGCTGTGTGCCAATCAGATCATGCACTTGGAAATGAGTgctaaaggaaattaaaataaatatgccAAAAGGGCACAGAGGGGTACTCTCGTTACTGCTGCAGCCCAAATGTCCACACTCCAACTTCCATGGACCTTACTTAACTGGAATGCTGTATCCCAGACTTTTTAAATGGTCTGTCCTCtgagagggacaggagggaacaTTTCAGATGTCTTTTCCTGGATTCCaacctttttctcctttatttagGAGCAGATTTAAAGGAACGTGCAAAGATGGATGATGCAGAAGTTGGAGAGTTTGTTAGAAGACTGAGAAATCTTATGGATGAAATAGGTAAAAGGATTAGATCAGTTGGAAAATCTATTCTAGACCACTTGTAGTGAAACATTTAGAAATGCTGTAGGAGGGGATAACCAGCAGGTTATCCACCTAGGAGTAGCTTTCCAAATGGCTTCAGCTTATGCCTGAAAGAAAGATCCAATTAGAATTAAatcccatcctgctgccccTCCAAGGACAAGATGTGTTTCTTATGCACAATAAAGCACATACACACCTATGTAATAAATACCTGACCCGAGAGAGGATTAATTTATTCCACACTTCTGTGGAATGCTTGGGAGGCAAGTGCTGTGTTGGTTGTCCCACTTCCAGTACATGTTCAGAAACACTCAAAATGTGGCACAGACCTAAGAACATGGATTTGAATCTCTGAATGGATTTGCTAAATGGATTTGTGCAATGTCAGGGGGGTTGTTATCTACAACTCCCTcacctctcttttctttttctttacaaaatgaATATGAGCTTCTGCAAGGAGTTTTCTTCCCCTATTTATGAATTATTCTGCTCTCACTAGAAAGAAGTACCAAAGTAAAATCTGTCTAAAATACCAATCAGAAttgcagtaatttttaaaaaatgacagGAGCAGTCAGAGGGATGGTTACAACAGAGAACCAGCTCACCTCAGAAGTTTGCATCCAGCTGCCTgagtatttaaaaaaagctaATCTCCAGGTACATCAAGCTCCTCAGCTATGAGGTAACCTAGTTAAACAGTGTTTACTGTTTTCAGGAGCCTTGGCTAACAAAAGCACCACAAAAACCGAGTGTTGTGACAGGGCCTAGGGATGGTGTCTTCTCTTTGGCTGTTTAACTAACTGCAACAGATGAATATTCATGTCATAAATTTGCAAGGAGAGGATTGATTCTGTTTTGCATTGCAGTACTTTGTTTGCAAGCTTCTTTGCATGGAAGAAGCATGTTTTGCATTCTTACAAAGAAGGCAGAAGTGCAAGAAGATAGTTTTTATTACTGTTTCCAGGCCAAGAAATTTGTGGCAGGAGAAAACGAGTCCTTGAGCAATTCTGAACTGAAAGCTTTAGAACGTAAGGATTTAAATTCCAGAGCCATGCGAAACAGAACTTGTGGAACACAACTGTGCAATCTGTGCTctgttctgcagctgccctgcctgtgcccacgATCGCTGCAATCGATGGCTACGCCTTGGGTGGAGGATTAGAGCTGGCCCTGGCCTGTGACCTCCGCGTGGCAGGTTTGTGCTGCTCACTGGAGCAACCTCCTGGTAACTGATGGCTGCATTTTAAAGAGAACTTACACACGTGACAGGGGATTGTTAATGGAGTCCAGAAGCTTGAGAGAAATTCAAGAGAAGGCTGTACAGAAATGGTGACATTTAGTTATTTGGAAAGTAGTTCCTGTGCTTAAAAAGTAAAACCTATTTTTAGGTAAGATTAGGATTCCTTTAGAAAACTATTTATTAGTAGGATTGAATAGTTATAGTAACTTTATACTGGATCAGATATACTCTAGCTAGATCTAACCTTCCCAGCTTAAATCAGTTTGGGTTGCAAGActtatttcttctgtttctgtgccTCCGTCCATTATATTTTATCTAGCAGGGAGTGAGGTTCATTTTTCCAGCTAAAATTGCTACACTTGGGTAAGCAGACTTGAGACAGATATGGGGTAAGTACTGTAGTATTCAGACTTTCTGGCTACCCGGAGAAATGGAGTTCCAGCTCAGTATTGACAGTTTCTAATTTTATTGATCAGTTCAATCTGGAAAAGTTCTAGTTATACAAATCAAAATGTAGCTAActctacatttattttttttctatagctTCATCAGCTAAAATGGGCCTTATTGAGACCACACGAGGACTTCTGCCTGGAGCAGGTAACCTTCATTAAATCTTAACCTTCATTAAACCTTCATTAATATTCATTAAATCTCACTTTCTCAGTTgtattgtaaatattttgccATTAGAGTGTGTTCGTGAACACTTGAAGTGTTTTGAATGTAAATTAGAAGTAGCATCTTACAGTCACGAAAGAGATCTATGAATCAAGAGTTCTGTCTCAGACTTCCTCTGAATGTAGGAAAGTCCCTttataccttttcttttttatcaaaATACTGAAGTCTTTCAGATGCCTCTCAAAATGTTAACATCTTCAGCTTgtagttattaaaaaaacatatgatccctttattttttaaggttCTTGCTTTTATAAGGAGACAAAATACTAGTGAGGCATTTgtcagaaatggaaaatggtGTTTTCCCCGTTGTCCTAAGGTGGAACCCAGCGCCTGCCCAGATGTGTTGGAATAGGCCTTGCCAAGGAACTCATTTTCACTGGCAGACAGGTTGATGGAGAACAGGCAGCCTCCATGGGGCTGGTAAATCACTCAGTGCCACAGAACAGCGAGGGAGATGCAGCTTACCAGAGAGCTTTAACTTTGGCTAAAGAAATCCTGCCCCAGGTAAGTGCATTGCTCATGGGACCAATGTAAACACAGTGTTTGTGCTCCCCTTAAGAGAGCAAACAAACACCTGAAATTCCTTTCTCTGAAATACTGAAGTCGTGGTTCCTGATCTTTAAGTCTTTTTAAGTCTGTTCCTTTTTGTGAGTGCAGTTTCTGTTGGAACAAGTGTTAACATCCAGCTGCTTAACCCACAGGGCAGGTTTagcccccagctgcagccacacagaCCTGCAGGACATTGAAACTCACACCGTGTTCATCTGTGAACTGCAGACAACACCAAAttgatttttataaaatacttaTTAACTTACTGCAGATTTCTGTAGACCAAGATGTCATTTGgagcaaaataataatataacaaTCAATCTGTTATAAATTATtgtgaatttaattattttaaagtatttgttgtggtttgttttttgtttttaataaaggcaCCGTTTGCTgtgaaaatgggaaaactgGCAATAAACAAAGGAATGGAGgtaataattattttgtttaaatactGAAGTGAATGCAAAGAGTAGCAGCTCTTACAAATTACTACAGTAAAATGTTTAGAACAGATGAGTTATAAAATTTTTATCAGACacttaaaaacatttcagaggTTTTAAAAGATTTCTTTAGAAGTAAAatggcaggatttttttttctacagataGTAATACTGTACTTGTAATTTGGAGTGAAGATCACTTACTATGACTGTTTGAGAGTGACTGACTGCTCTGATTGATTTGAGAGCTCTGGAGTAGCTTTGAGGGCTGCACTTCAGACAAACCTCAcacctttcctctccttcccaggtTGACATTGCATCAGGGATGGCTATTGAGGGGATGTGTTATGCCCAGGTAATCTGCCTTCAGAATTCATTCCTGAAAGGAACAACTGTATGTTAGTTATAGAATGAGTTTTACAAATGGTTTTAGTttaataaattcaaaataattcctCCTGAAGTTCACTGTGGCAAATTTTGAGAGCATTCACCTTTCTCAGCTAATGGAACAATACAGGGTTTTACAATACTACAATATAATGTGTCTCTCAGCCTATTTTAAGATGATGAAGTATGAAGATTATGGGAAAACTGTTTTCCTATATAGATCTATGGGTTTTTTCTTAGGTGCTTTGTTTGTGAGCTACTCTACAAACTTACACTGCAAccctgtctctttttttcctaattgcaAAACATGGAATT contains the following coding sequences:
- the ECHDC2 gene encoding enoyl-CoA hydratase domain-containing protein 2, mitochondrial, whose amino-acid sequence is MNRPHARNSLGKVFVNELFSALEQLRFDEQVRVVVFKSQVKGVFCAGADLKERAKMDDAEVGEFVRRLRNLMDEIAALPVPTIAAIDGYALGGGLELALACDLRVAASSAKMGLIETTRGLLPGAGGTQRLPRCVGIGLAKELIFTGRQVDGEQAASMGLVNHSVPQNSEGDAAYQRALTLAKEILPQAPFAVKMGKLAINKGMEVDIASGMAIEGMCYAQNIPTKDRQEGMAAFREKRPPRFTGK